A region from the Benincasa hispida cultivar B227 chromosome 12, ASM972705v1, whole genome shotgun sequence genome encodes:
- the LOC120092857 gene encoding uncharacterized protein LOC120092857, with protein sequence MFLLILSSLYKEFSSRYASYRKFFKSTAPLRLLPPTTQRHRPSIAAADPPLFLFHNLQSLLLSFGAEVVTEEKWLVCSVVIKKPRRKVSRGLYSSKGVEKNQDMFCEYYEM encoded by the exons ATGTTTCTGTTGATCCTCAGTTCATTGTACAAGGAATTCTCCTCAAGGTACGCATCTTATCGCAAGTTCTTCAAATCAACCGCCCCACTCAGGTTGCTGCCACCAACGACTCAGCGCCACCGACCCAGCATCGCCGCTGCCGAcccacctcttttcctcttccaTAATCTTCAATCACTGCTGCTATCG TTTGGGGCTGAAGTGGTAACGGAAGAAAAATGGCTTGTATGCAGTGTTGTTATTAAGAAGCCAAGGAGAAAG gtatctcgAGGTTTATATTCAAGCAAAGGAGTAGAGAAGAATCAAGATATGTTTTGTGAATATTATGAAATGTAG
- the LOC120092856 gene encoding flavonoid 3'-monooxygenase CYP75B137-like codes for MELTFNFLLTLNFFNPNHQTCFLFTLLAAFLLIIFYVKLSRRRLQLPPGPHGVPLLGNLPFLDPELHTYFTKLGKKYGSIVKLQLGRKICIIVNSPSVAHEVLKVHDITFANRDVPQAGRVATYGGFDITWTPYGPEWRMLRKVCAIKMLSNASLDTVYELRRREVRNTVAQLYPRAGSVVNVGEQGFLTVFNVITSMLWGGSTLEGNQKEAVAAEFRKMVSDMTELVAKPNISDFFPCLAGLDLQGIEKQMLKLVTKLDSIFDKMIDERLRKADEEENRDKNDFLQFLLKVKDESDSKTPLTMVQLKALLMDMVIGGTDTSSNTIEFAMAEIMKNPKVAEKAMEELTVVVGKQSIVEESHIQSLPYLKAVMKETLRLHPILPLLAPHCPSQTTIISNYTIPKVSRVFVNVWAIQRDPNHWENPLEFDPERFLNGKFDIYGSDFRYFPFGSGRRNCAGISMAERMVMYLLATLLHSFDWKLKEGKKIEIEEKFGIVLKMKKPLVLIPTPRLSNPTLYR; via the exons ATGGAACTCACTTTCAATTTCCTTCTAACTCTTAATTTCTTTAATCCCAATCACCAAACCTGCTTTCTTTTCACCCTCCTTGCCGCTTTTCTACTGATTATTTTTTATGTCAAACTTTCTCGACGGCGCTTGCAGCTTCCACCAGGTCCTCACGGCGTCCCATTGCTCGGGAATTTGCCGTTTCTAGACCCAGAACTTCACACTTACTTCACAAAATTGGGCAAAAAATATGGCTCAATTGTGAAGCTGCAGTTGGGTAGAAAGATTTGTATAATCGTCAATTCACCATCGGTGGCACATGAGGTGTTAAAAGTCCATGATATTACATTTGCCAATCGCGATGTTCCCCAAGCAGGTCGAGTCGCAACGTATGGCGGTTTTGACATAACTTGGACCCCATACGGACCCGAGTGGCGGATGTTGAGAAAAGTTTGTGCTATCAAGATGCTTAGCAACGCTAGTTTGGACACTGTCTACGAGCTCCGCCGTAGAGAGGTTAGAAACACCGTGGCTCAGTTGTACCCGCGAGCCGGGTCGGTGGTGAATGTGGGAGAGCAGGGTTTCTTGACGGTTTTCAACGTGATTACGAGCATGTTGTGGGGTGGGTCAACACTGGAAGGAAATCAAAAGGAGGCCGTTGCGGCTGAGTTTAGGAAGATGGTTTCGGACATGACTGAGTTAGTAGCCAAGCCTAATATTTCTGACTTTTTTCCATGCTTGGCAGGTTTGGATCTCCAAGGAATTGAGAAGCAAATGCTTAAACTTGTTACGAAATTGGACTCCATCTTTGACAAGATGATTGATGAACGATTGAGAAAGGCGGATGAGGAGGAAAATAGGGATAAAAATGATTTCTTGCAGTTCTTACTTAAAGTCAAAGATGAAAGCGATTCCAAAACACCTCTGACAATGGTCCAACTTAAAGCCTTGCTAATG GATATGGTTATAGGTGGAACAGACACATCCTCAAATACCATTGAATTCGCAATGGCAGAGATAATGAAAAACCCAAAAGTTGCAGAAAAAGCCATGGAAGAACTAACTGTCGTTGTTGGAAAACAGAGCATTGTAGAAGAGTCCCATATACAGAGTTTGCCATATCTGAAAGCCGTAATGAAAGAAACCTTGCGTCTGCATCCAATTCTGCCGTTGCTTGCGCCGCACTGCCCGAGCCAAACCACCATCATCTCCAATTACACAATCCCAAAGGTCTCTCGAGTCTTCGTCAATGTCTGGGCCATTCAGCGAGACCCCAATCACTGGGAGAATCCATTGGAATTCGACCCAGAGAGGTTCTTGAATGGTAAATTTGATATCTATGGGAGTGATTTTCGTTACTTCCCGTTTGGGTCCGGCAGAAGAAACTGTGCAGGTATATCTATGGCAGAAAGAATGGTAATGTATTTGCTTGCTACACTTTTGCATTCCTTCGATTGGAAATTGAAAGAAGGtaagaaaattgaaattgaggagaaATTTGGGATTgttttgaagatgaagaagccTCTTGTTCTCATCCCAACGCCTAGACTATCAAACCCTACTCTGTATCGGTAA